In one Drosophila albomicans strain 15112-1751.03 chromosome X, ASM965048v2, whole genome shotgun sequence genomic region, the following are encoded:
- the LOC117572255 gene encoding nuclear speckle splicing regulatory protein 1, whose protein sequence is MSKQFGLIIPGQQKKQLAVTRPTPASRPSVFDESSNSASDEDVAGPPQMRANPKAGGVVVSGPSLMERRVARNIQAKALAEDPTIFQYDELYDDMDSKREEAKETKKKEPRKAKYISRLMEHAERRKLENELRIERQVQKDREAEGEKFKDKDTYVTAAYRKKLESIRQLQEQDERDEYLEAIGDVTKQKDLDGFYRHLYEQKLGGQQPKPKPPAGPTEDASSSGSKQRSYRKRRESAEEEQQSTAEAAEKTVGNDSTKPGNSNNKAHLANNIDADSDFSIDESSDEETEKKEEQSKAAVASEDAKHKTKPKTVTEKSKSKEESPATESEVSNGSGNKETEKEQEKHEEPEPSKVAKATVDRTKIWRKRTVGEVFDAALERYHQRKLARRA, encoded by the exons ATGTCAAAACa ATTTGGCTTAATCATACCGGGtcagcagaagaagcagctgGCTGTAACACGACCAACACCAGCTTCCCGGCCATCGGTCTTCGATGAGAGCAGCAACAGTGCAAGTGATGAAGATGTCGCCGGTCCGCCGCAAATGCGTGCGAATCCCAAGGCAGGAGGCGTTGTTGTCAGCGGGCCAAGTTTGATGGAGCGACGTGTGGCACGCAACATTCAAGCGAAAGCCTTGGCCGAAGATCCAACCATCTTTCAGTATGACGAACTGTATGACGATATGGACAGCAAGCGTGAGGAGGCGAAAGAGACGAAGAAAAAGGAACCACGTAAGGCCAAATACATCAGTCGCCTCATGGAGCATGCGGAACGTCGCAAGCTGGAGAATGAGTTGCGTATCGAGCGACAAGTGCAAAAAGATCGCGAGGCCGAGGGTGAAAAGTTCAAGGACAAAGACACCTATGTAACAGCCGCGTATCGCAAGAAATTGGAGTCCATACGACAGCTGCAGGAGCAGGACGAGCGTGATGAGTACTTGGAGGCGATTGGCGATgtcacaaaacaaaaggatCTCGATGGTTTCTATCGTCACTTGTATGAGCAGAAATTGGGTGGCCAACAACCAAAGCCAAAACCGCCAGCTGGCCCAACAGAAGATGCTTCGAGTTCGGGCAGCAAGCAGCGCAGTTATCGCAAGCGTCGTGAGTCAGCAGAGGAGGAACAACAGTCAACAGCAGAGGCAGCCGAGAAAACAGTGGGCAACGATTCAACAAAaccaggcaacagcaacaacaaagcgcaTTTGGCCAACAACATTGATGCCGACTCCGATTTCAGCATAGACGAGTCTAGTGACGAGGAGACGGAGAAGAAAGAGGAACAGTCCAAGGCAGCAGTTGCTTCTGAAGATGCGAAACACAAGACAAAGCCAAAGACAGTGACAGAAAAGTCCAAATCAAAAGAGGAATCGCCTGCAACAGAAAGCGAAGTTAGCAATGGCAGTGGAAACAAGGAGACGGAGAAGGAGCAGGAGAAGCACGAGGAGCCAGAGCCAAGCAAAGTGGCAAAGGCGACAGTGGATCGCACGAAAATCTGGCGTAAGCGCACAGTGGGCGAAGTTTTTGATGCAGCTTTGGAACGCTATCATCAACGCAAACTTGCGCGACGCGCTTAA